AAAAATCATCTATATCTTAATGTTGACGCTAAAATTAGAGATATTTACACCAGAATTGCAAATAATAATTATGGTGATATGGGAATTAGTTTTGAATATCAAGATTTCTTTGCTCCTGTGAATGAAATTAAGGGCGTACACTGCATTGATGTCTCTGTTGCTCTAAAAGAAAACTTGAATACAAAAATTAATGAGATCAATGATAACGAATTTAAGAATAATGAAAATATTCAGGTTGAAGAAAATGAAATTCTTGATTTTGATTTTACTTCTGATAGATTGTTAATCAATATATCCTCATAAAAAGGAG
Above is a genomic segment from Borrelia hispanica CRI containing:
- a CDS encoding DUF276 domain-containing protein (DUF276 is restricted to Borreliella and related spirochetes.), coding for KNHLYLNVDAKIRDIYTRIANNNYGDMGISFEYQDFFAPVNEIKGVHCIDVSVALKENLNTKINEINDNEFKNNENIQVEENEILDFDFTSDRLLINISS